The Erigeron canadensis isolate Cc75 chromosome 1, C_canadensis_v1, whole genome shotgun sequence genome segment GACAAAGCAATTAAACTATAAGGGCaaacaagcaaaagtttcaAAGTCTCCCAAATTAACccggctttttcctatttacctcccccccacacttgagttgtacaatgccctcaatgtacAATGAACTATTTAAAACTATGAGAAATaggaaaaagtaaataaaagaataaagaacatgaaacttCCCGGGTTTAATGCGCATGCTCCAAATGCTCGGTTGATTCAAAAATAATGTAAGTTAATTGCATCTCAACCGCGTTTAACTCCTTCCTCGAAGCTCTAACACACACTcaaacaaaaacatcaaacgtaccaaaagaaaaagaaaataataataaaaataataacaataactataaaactaaaaataaaaatcctaaaTACGAAAAAGAAACAACTAcactaaaaatcaaaatctttttggattttttaactttttcaatttttttggattttttaatataaagaaaaaaaatgtaaaagtaaaactaaacaagataagaaaaagaacaaacatAATAAAGAGACTCGGGTTGCCTCCCAGAatcgcttaatttattaatgagtctttagctagactcGATCGCCGATTACTCTTCGAAATCAAACATTGGGAGTTCCTCAAAAGTAACTCCCTCCACGGCTTCTTCCTCATGAtaaagcttcaacctatgaccaTTAACAATAAACGACCCTCTATCCTTTTTAAACAACTCAACGTATCCGGATGggtaaacatgcttaattataTAAGGTCCTATCCAACGGGAAGTCAATTTAGGTTGCTTAATCATaaactttgacaaaaacaaTAAGACTTTATCATCAACTTTAAATTCTTTCCTACGAAGTCTTTTATCATGCCAcacttttgttctttctttgtACAACATGGAGTTATCATAGGCACCTAATCTAAGCTCATCAAGCTCATTCAATTGCAAAAACCTATGTTCACCTGCTTTTAACAAATCCATGTTACAATTCTTTAAAGCCCAATATGCCTTATGTTCAATTTCAACCGGTAGGtgacaagtcttgccataaagAAGCCGGTATGGTGTGGTACCAATAGGCGTCTTATAGGCGGTCCGAAATGCCCAAAGAGCATCATCTAAATTTTTGGACCAAATCTTGGGGTTATCTCCTACAGTCTTTTCTAGAATTCATTTTAAGGCACGGTTTGTGTTCTCTACTTGACCGCTAGTTTGAGGGTGGTAAGAGGTAGAAAAACGGTGTGTGACACCATACCTCTTTAACACCTTAGCCAATTGATGGTTAGCAaaattgttaggtccagttttaactaaactggagctctccagtgacatctggagagcatgaggaattgtccgaaatattagaagtccagttgcattgtacaggtttagcaactgatgacttcctccagttgagatcagacggcTAGAAtttgaagaccttccagttgaagtcaaagacaacaaatggaagatagagattggcaatggcagcgaagcccagttgacaatctaccagatcaatcaactggagaatcctccagtgtaaatgctcttataaagctttacactgattacgaggaggacctttttactctacatccttttaaccggacaatgatattgtctttggataaagatacaaagatgtagagtggttgaataaagtaaccttttgttactttatttaacacacacaaaggattatttaaaaaatacttttgtgtgctgtcaaccatatttgtacatcgaagttgagatccacatgctcaatcttcgactataaatagaggtccttgcacaagctgtttcaataactttgcaaatacatatattctgcaatattggtgaacttgtgcaatattctctcaatcgcaaaaagaaacatttcacaactctaagtgtttcgattgtttaggagaatttctaagtttagatcaattgtaattcatgggttgttaggatatttacattcttgtattatcttggttccgcaacaaccttgtattttatttaaacaagtaataaataaaatacacttgaaaattacatattgtctcatcagtttatatactcgtcatttatattattgcatgtattaatattctgtcactttaatacttaattccagttaacctggtacacgatcaaactaaactggtcacatccagattaattgatcgtgttgcaaagttcactcaccatcgacatagaggtgtcttcagcacccatctagtgatagttgggactaaaaagtggtatcagagcaggcaggttgaattgtttcaattctataacctaggtctgcttcgatggctgctgaaggtgagaatggttctggtccaaatgaatctaatcctaatattgctactcctttaaatactaaccctcctcctcctcctcctcctactcctggagctaaccacgttcatgtacattactccaactctcctgttcccaaattcgatgggaatggtgagacatttggtacatggaaggctagaatgctcttgcattttggtgggataaagaggtatatgttgaaaatccttaaggatgggccatatacacccatgtccagtggtgttagccctcttctcgaccccactgggagaagaggcaccagggaaaaatctgaggaacattggtcagatgaggatcgcagattggttgatcttgataccaaactgaaaaacatgattctttctgctatacctgaggaactaattcctactcttgtgctatttccaagtgcaaaatctatgtgggatgaattagttctccagtttgaaggaggaaatgacaccattgtcactagaaaggttgctctcaacaagaagtatgaatccttctttgctcttcccaatgaaagtttaactggtacttataccagatttactggcctaattaatcaacttagaggcttgggagtggagaaggataaggatattcttcttgaaaaattctgtgatgttttgccatccaaatgggcacacatggttcttgtcttaagacaaggaaagaccttgcatagccatactcttgcctctctttatggagccttcagatttactgaagataatgatgcagcaagattacattactcgctgaacaagatgctttaaaccatgctcagagttccaaggctgccaacttttctgggcaaccttgtgctgctttaatatctactgagaatgtccagtcacattctatgaaggaaatgttaaacaactttttgaactctggtctaaccattaatctcagtgatggttgtgaggaaactgacgatgatgatctggttgccatgattgctaaaacctttaataggtttaagcataaatctaatcgatttaatgggtccaataatgcttccaattcaatctcaatggataaggctaatcttacctgctataaatgtggtaagaaaggccatttcatgaaggaatgcagatctagtcagatgaactaccaaactggtcctattgtcccaaactttgttaaaactgatgattataaggccaaatacaagaaacttaaggcccagattgctctcatgtctcttgaacaaaataatgagaaagaaaagaacaagtgcatgatggctcaaactgaagggaaatgggaactctctgatgattcatctgatgatgaagaagagattagagatatgtgtttcatggcattggagagtcaacaaccagtggtgaaggatgatgttgtatctggaagatgggttgatatcattttaaagaaggtaagggattatgatatcgaaattgattcaaactgaaattggatattgctgaatcattgaatgatgacttgttatttgttgaaaccatgagaactgactgtgaaagatatttagaaacagttttggttgaattaaacaacatgaaaagtcaagtaaatgatttgcaaagtgtccagttggctcttaaagagtcagatttgaaaaacgaggcattggaaagagataaccaaaaactgaaatttgatcttgaaaaagaacatatggttattaattcttgggttcaagcatctggtaaaaattatgacgctttttctaaaaccattgatgctcaaaaaactgcctggaaatctggtgatcttcagatggcagctgttttacccacaattcaccaattgccagaatctgttaaaattgaaacaccttatgattcctctggcacaatcaaatctgaatccactaagaccaaccctgttgaggtcaaaactggagccaagaaggctaaagctccagttaaaaaggaatatggtgacaatcctttacctcataagtcaagtgagtcctcaactctaaagactaaaacccccgctgagccaaagtccaaaggccagcagcctgaagaaaaaaacattttggtaagaatggaaaatcaaatccaaaatttgtgaaggcaggtacaaagttgtactgccagaattaagaatttggaaggaggtgcatcctcttctgttgaaaaacaaattgtcaaaactcctcctcaaaaacaaaagataaaacaatctgctcagaaaagagcatacatcgaaaagaaaaaggaggtcaatgttccactgaaaccaattctttttattccagaaactggagagaaccctccagtttcctcatccagttcaacacctagtcaagcacatgggacttctcagaagaagtccagtggacccatcaagaaaagatgggttcacaaaaataactgatcactaacttgggtgtgcagggcgatcgaaacaaaaatatttggtatctggacagcgcagctggccggactatgaccggatgtaagcccctgctggaagagttcactgcatgtgatggacctgcagtgacatttggtaatgatggaagtgggaaaactgaaggatatggtgttgttgacaatgggcagattcaattcactaaggttgcatttgtaaatggtttgaaatataacctgataagtgtcagtcaattttgtgatgatggatatagggtactgttcgacattgctcaaggcactgtttttaacaaggattggaaggtagtaatgattgcaccaagaaaagggaatgtgtacatcatgaacatggagcctactccaaaagagcattgtttctatgtcaaggctgatgaggacaccaactggctgtggcataaacggttatcccatcttaacttcaaaaatattaacaagttgtcaagaaagcaactagtaatgggatacctttgttttcctttaaaagggagaagccatgtccagggtgtgaaatgggcaaaaagaaaagagccagtttcaagaccaaacagaatttcagcatcactgaacctcttcacatgcttcatatggacctttttggtccagtgaatgttcaaactaaagctggtaaaaggtacactttggttgtggtcgatgaatacaccagattttgttgggtgatatttatcagatcaaagagtgatgcatctggtgaaattatctctctcatcaagcgaattgagctcaagtttaccaagaaagtttgtcagttgcgaagtgataacggtacagaattcatgaataaagaattggagacattttgcactgacactggcgtttctcaaaacttctcgtcagctcgttctccagaacaaaatggtgtggttgaaaggaagaatcgcacattgattgaagctgccagaagtatgttatctgaatctggtcttcccacctgtttttgggctgaagctgtagcaactgcgtgtcacacccaaaaccggtcagtttatgtcaagagacataggaagactgcctatgaagtcctcaggaatcgtaagccaaatgttggatatttccatgtatttggctgtccagtttacattttaaacgattccagtcagttgggaaaatttgatgcaaaagctgacgaaggtgtctttgtggggtattcaaatattagaaaagcctatagagtttataattatagactccaaaaggtacatgagacaattcatgtcacgttcgatgaatcaaatgaagcaatcaacaaaagaccaacccttgatttatcttcagttgtcccagttgattttggtgtatctgatcaggttcatcaatcagttagtacaccagaaaatgtttccaaacaccaagtcttggaaccagttaaggtaaagaagaacttctgtgacacctcattctatccttctatcagttttaacctacctgaaaaactggtaattggatctgatgtgcgtgccacaacaacatcagaaccagttcaagcttctccagttcttcaagagatacctttgtttgaagataatcatgttaactcttcagttgacaataatgatgaagttgaagtagtttggactgattctgCTCCTGTTGCTAcaacagttggagatcgtcaggtatcttgcactgatgttgtattacaccaacctagtcaatacactaaatggactgctgctcatcccattgagcagattattggcaatccagatagtggggttcagactagaagagccacaagtgatcaatgcttgaacgtcaccttcttatcactaattgaaccgaggaagattgacgaggctatggcagatccaagctgggttgaagctatgcaagaagaactcaaccagttcgaaaggaacaatgtttgggagcttgttccttgtcctccagggttaaagagagaacccattggaacgaggtgggtctaccggaacaagatggatgaagatggcaacgttgtcagaaacaaagctagattagttgccaagggttattgtcaagcagaaggtgttgatttcgatgaaacttttgctccagttgcaagacttgaagccatcagaattttcttggcttatgctgctcacttgcaattcaaggttttccagatggatgtaaaaagtgcgtttctgaatggcacattggaagaagaagtgtatgttacgcagactccaggcttcataaatgaaaagcatccacattgggtatatagactgaacaaagctttatatggtcttcgacaagccccaagagcctggtatgatactctaactaaacatcttctcaaaaatggttttcaaagaggtgcaatagataataccttgttcatcttgaaagaaaaaggtgatatcttgctggtacaaatttatgttgatgatattatattgggtcaactgatgatggaatgtgtaaaaggttttcaaaaattatgtctcaagaatatgagatgagtttaatgggtgaattaacattttcttaggtttacaaattaaacaaaccatggatggtatttttattaaccaagaaaaatatgtcagagatttgttgagaaaatacaaatttgattcaatcccaaaaaaccacacctatttcagctccattaaatttggactctgacccaaatggaaaaccagtggaccaaaaagaatatcgtggaatggttggttcactgatgtatctaactgccagtcgaccagatataatgtttgcaacatgtttatgtgccagatttcaggcaaatccaaaagaatcacacttgcatgctgttaaacgcattttcaggtacctgaaagggtgccctagccttggtctttggtatcccaaaggctcagggttagatctaatgggttattcagattcagatcatgcaggttgtaagattgatagaaaatccacaactggtggatgtcatttcctagggggaaaactggtgagttggacaagtaagaagcagacttcagtctcaatgtctactgctgaggcagaatacatttctgcggccagttgctgtgcccagattctctggatcaaaaaccagttacttgattatggcatgaaatttacaagaaccccaatcttttgtgacaacaccagtgctattgctatatctcacaacccagtgatgcactcaaagacacagcatattgatatcaggtatcacttcattcgtgatcatgttatgaaaggagatattgaaatacatttcatccccactgataaacagttagctgattttttacaaaacctcttgatgaaaagacttttaaacatctcatcagtgaactgggtatgttaaatcctcattaactGAAGAggccttcagttgaggatggtccaggtgatcctgaTTGGTTggttgaacgccttgatgtactcaaagactatcattgatcaaatggatcacatttttagggggaaaaagactcaaaatatttttcaaataaattattgaaaatgcaactgaaggtcatcagttgaaatggcatctaaattttcttttggttgctagtgtggtcttgtctcaaaatggtggtcagccagatttcataacgttgtgttttacttggtggatacttgtgacacgtgatgttactcgagtactaacctcgcactcacgaacgtcgtCACATgaatgtcttacgtgtcaagacttttgctgaaatgtatgCACTTTtagggtattggtgaagttagtgggtaagtgggaataccagccgtcgtagcattaatgcttgatgggaagtattaaatatttttgaatctcAAATTTTggaaataactttttacaaagtatttcaaaacttttggagactaaaattcttttcgtatatatttggcatatttttactgcctattatacccccaccaatatatccgtctcatttacttctctcaaatcCTTcattactctttcaatcatcacattcgagatccttttatctctttcttctttaagtccaaaacctaaatctaaattcacaaagggctcctaaatcttcttcttcttcatctcgtttcGTGATTGTGATTCTACTCACTGGAGTATATCCATCACAAaagttattcgtgccactggtgctcccataagctctagcttattaaactaaaatccaaataatccaatggcatctcttcaagggctccaggccgctgactctctatCGAGAAGATCCAATCCTTTCTCGGATTTctccctcagcgatgccttctctttgaatccacacaagctattccatgattacttgtgtgagttctggtacactgcctctctttctgaggatgCTCANNNNNNNNNNNNNNNNNNNNNNNNNNNNNNNNNNNNNNNNNNNNNNNNNNNNNNNNNNNNNNNNNNNNNNNNNNNNNNNNNNNNNNNNNNNNNNNNNNNNtgattgaagctgccagaagtaagtatgttatctgaatctggtcttcccacctgtttttggatGAAGCTGTAGCAATGCGTGTCACaccccaaaaccggtcagtttatgtcaagagacataggaagactgcctatgaagtcctcaggaatcgtaagccaaatgttggatatttccatgtatttggctgtccagtttacattttaaacgattccagtcagttgggaaaattgatgcaaaagctgacgaagtgtctttgtggggtattcaaatattagaaaagcctatagagtttataattatagactccaaaggtacatgagacaattcatgtcacgttcgatgaatcaaatgaagcaatcaacaaaagaccaacccttgattatcttcagttgtcccagttgatttggtgtatctgatcaggttcatcaatcagttagtacaccagaaaatgtttccaaacaccaagtcttggaaccagttaaggtaaagaagaacttctgtgacacctcattctatccttctatcagttttaacctacctgaaaaaatGGTAATGGATCTGAtggcgtgccacaacaacatcagaaccagttcaaattctccagttcttcaagagatacctttgtttgaagataatcatgttaactcttcagttgacaataatgatgaagttgaagtagtttggactgattctctctgttgctgcaacagttggagatcgtcaggtgtcttgcactgatgttgtattacaccaacctagtcaatacactaaatggactgcctcatcccattgagcagattattggcaatcagatagtggggttcagactagaagagccacaagtgatcaatgcttgaacgtcaccttctatcactaattgaaccgaagaagattgacgaggctatggcagatccaagctgggttgaagctatgcaagaagaactcaaccagttcgaaaggaacaatgtttgggagcttgtccttgtcctccagggttaaagagagaacccattggaacgaggtgggtctaccggaacaagatggatga includes the following:
- the LOC122584948 gene encoding uncharacterized protein LOC122584948, yielding MDLLKAGEHRFLQLNELDELRLGAYDNSMLYKERTKVWHDKRLRRKEFKVDDKVLLFLSKFMIKQPKLTSRWIGPYIIKHVYPSGYVELFKKDRGSFIVNGHRLKLYHEEEAVEGVTFEELPMFDFEE